DNA sequence from the Pedobacter schmidteae genome:
TAATGAAGAAGGATTTGTTGATGCCCTTACCGGGGTTTACCTGGGGATGGATAAACCATCTTCAGTTTCTGTAAAAGGGCTTTATACCAGCGACCTTTCTGTTGGGTTGTTGTCTGCTATGGTCAATAACTACACCAATGCATTAAGCTCTTCAATCGCAGACGGCATTTATGCCAATGCCGCAAGGTACGATTATGAACAGGTTGGGGTAAAACAGGAGATCGGGTTTATCTGGAGTGGTATGTATAACAATATCGCGAACTTAAATAATGTGCTTGAACACATAGATGCCAAAGCAGGTATTTTCTCACTCGATCATTACAATAAAGTAAAAGGAGAGGCATTGGCATTACGTGCGCTGTTTCATTTTGATCTGTCCCGTATGTTTGGCCTGCCTCCGCTGACAGGCATGAATGAAAAGTCCATACCCTACGTGAAAAAGTTTACTTCTGTTTCAACACGTTTTATACCACTTCAGGAGGCTTTGGATTCCTGTATCCTGGACCTGAACAATGCCAGCGAAATATTGGCAAAAACGGATACCTCGAAAGTCTATGAAGGTGCTTTGGATCTTTTTTCGGGATATACCCAGAACCACATGAATTATTGGGCAACCAAAGCGTTGCTGGCACGTGTTTATTTGTATAAAGGCGATTATGAAAATGCTATGAAAATGGCAAAGCAGGTTATTGCCAGTAACAAATTTCCTTTATCAACAAAGAACGTTGCTGTTGCAACCGCTGAAACGAGGGACCGCCTGTTTTCAAAAGAGTTGATTTTTTCGGTTTACAGTTCGAATATCAGACTGATCAATGAGGGGTTGTTCAATGTGAGTTCGGGTACACCACTTCAGCTTGCTGCCACCACCAAAAATGCAATCTATGGAACTACGGCTCCCTTAGATTGGCGTTTATCCTGGTTTGATAACAATTCCAAAAATGTCAATGTGCCCTCCAAGTTTTTTCAGGATGCCAACCTGCCTTATATCATGCAGAATATTGCACCTGTAATCCGTGTTTCAGAACTGTATTATATCGTTGCCGAATGTGCAAATGCGACCAGTGATCTGCCCACAGGACTATTGTACCTGAATAAGGTAAGAAATGCAAGGGGATTGAATTCCTTAACGGAAATCAATGTACCCGACAAAGTTGCCCTTTCAAATGAGATTACCAAAGAATATAAAAAAGAGTTTATCCAGGAGGGGCAAACGTTTTTTTATTATAAAAGGCTGAACAAGGATTTAAAGTTAGAATCGGGTACAACAGTTACCGTACCTGCAAATGCTTATGTATTTCCTGTTCCGGATAAGGAAATCGAAAACAATAAATAATCCATTTAATTAAAGAAAAGATATGAAATGTAGATTTCAATATATATGCACATTTTTCATTGCCCTGTCTCTTTTTGGATGTAAAGAAGACCCCGCCTTGTTTGTAGAAAAGGATGGTCTTTATTTTGGCACGGCAGATACGGCGATTGCTTATCTGTTTGCCAAGTATCCGAACAGGATTACAGATACTATTAAGGTACCTGTGAATGTGCTGGGCAACTCGGCTTCGGCTGACAGGCCGATTTCTTTTGAGCTGGTACCTGAATCTGGTGAAGGGGCAGCAATTGAAGGAACGCATTTTAAAATACCTGGAGGAGCGGTAATTCCGGCTAAGGCCATTGCCGGTGTTATTCCGGTTGTGGTATACCGTACTGCTGATCTGGAATCGGGCAAGACGGTGAAATTGGCCGTAAGGATAAAGAAGGGAGAGGAATTCCCGGCCGACGGCATTACGACAAAACAGAAACTGACCATCAGCCTGGCGTATTTACAGAAACCAGCATCATGGGGCGAGTTTACAGGAAGTATTACAGGATTTTGGGCAGGCTATAGAGACAATTTTGGAACCTGGACTCCTGTAAAATATAAATTGATCCTGGATGCTTTATATGATCCGCAAACTGGTACAACTGTAACTGAATTTCCGGGAAGCAGGTTTGCTCCGATACCGGTAATTTATAGCCAGTATGTCGCAATTGTGAGGAATTATATTAAAGTAAAATATCCGGGCAACTATGGGCTGGGAGGAGCGGTACTGACTGATCCCGATAATAACAACATGCCTGTCCAGGTTGGCCCTGCAAACTATTAAAGATGTTCATCACCATTAAAACATAAATCATAAACTGATGAAACCATCATAAGCATACAGCTTAGAAACAGCAGTGAACATGCTTGTGATAGCTTCATGACCTTTAAAAAGAAAATATAAACTGATGAAAAAAGAATTACATGTTTTCCTGGCTCTGGTAATTTCCGGAGCAATCCTGGTGGGCTGTGCAAAGGATAAGGGAGATTATAACTACCATGACATCAATACGCTTAAGCTCTCAACAGATATGAACGGAACTGATCCGAATGTATTTATTACACCAGATTCTATTGATTTAAGACAGAACGATAGTTTAAAGGTGAGGCTAAAAATAGATCAGTCCCTGGCCAGCTCAAAAGGGTTGTCTTACCAATGGCTCATTACCCAATATGAACAATCGGCTGCCAATCCGCCTTCGTATGTAATTGGGAATACGGCAGAGTTAAAAACCAGGATAACCCTGGTGCCCAACCTGTATCGTCTGGTGGCGAAAGTAACCGATAAAAGTACAGATGTTTCCTACTATAAAACCTTTTCTTTGAATGTATCCGGCTCCGAATGGGGTGCCGAAGGCTGGCTGGTTTTACAGGAGCAGTCCGGCGGATCAGACATTTCGGTAATTACCACCAGGGATGGAACCGTAAAAGGAAAAGTTTTTAATGATGTTTACACCATAGCAAATGGGCATAAACTGCCTGTAGGTACAAGCAAGATAAATGTAATCAATTATGGAACAGCCTTGCGTGCACAAAAAGTATCTCTCTTTTATCCGAATGGTGGGCTGCAGCTCAGAAGTATCGATTTTGCAGATTCAACAAAAGCGGAGAATTGGTTTGCAGGGGTACCTGCATCAATGAACCTGCAGGCAAATGGCTCTGCCGGTGGTTCAAGTGCCGGATGGGAATATGTAATTGTAAATAATCAAATTGCCTATCGCCAGTTTGGAAGTGTAGCCCATTTAGCTAACCCACCACTTTTCTTTCCTCCTTTCGAAGGACTTTCAGTTGCTCCTTTTGTAATTCATGCTGCTTCCAGTGATCAGTTCTATACACTTTTTGATAAGGCGAACAAGGGCTTTGTGCTCTTCAATGCCTCCTCGTCAGTACTTACAAGTCCACCGGCTTATGCGGCGGCATCGACAAATCTGGACCCTGTAACGGGTAGCGGATTTGACCTCAGGAATATGAAGGATAACCTGATCTATGCTGAAAATGCACAGCCTATGACAGCCGGTAGTGCAATTTACTGGAACTGTTTCTTCAGAAATGATGCGGGAAACAATACCTACCTGGTTCAGTTCCTTCGTAATCTGTCGTACGCCAATAACTTTACAACAGGCCGCTTCCAGTTAAAAGAAACCTCCTGTCCGGGTATCAATTCGGCAACCATCTTTGCCAATCCCACATTTCTTCCTCTACCAAGAGGGCTGTTTTATTATGTGAATGGGAATAAAATATATACCTGTACCGTAAATAACCTGACGGGTTCAGTGGCATCTGCAAGCCTGACTTTCGCTTCCGGCACCATAATCAAAGCGATGAAGATATTCAATTCCGGTTATACCGCGGCCAACATTACAGCACTCGGTATACCTGAAGGTAAAGTACTGGTGGTGGCCACGGATGAAACAGCAAGTGGAGGAGGAAATAAGGTATACTTTTTTAACCTGAATGCCCAAACGGGTGCTATCCTTGGTTCGCCCTCATCTCCGGCCGATGTATATACAGGCTTTGATAAAATTACTGATATCGTATTTAAAAAGGCCCTTGGCCGATAAAAATAAATAATCACTTTTTAATAATAATTATGAAATTAAAGTTTATCCCTGTTTTTGTTTTTGCAATGTTTGCAGTTGAAACAGGCTTTTCACAAGATTCTACTGCGGTTAAAAAGCCTGCAATAGTAGCCAAATTAAAACCATATAACGAGGTTATTACTGCAAAATCTGTTACAAAAACAGGTTTGTTTAAAGTTCATAAAGTGGATGAACGCTATTATTTTGAAATTCCTGATGTACTGTTGTCAAGAGCATTTATATTTTCTACGCGTTTGAGCAAGGTACCTACGGGAAGTCCCCGTTTTGGTGGCGACCTGATGAACAGTATGATTGTTTCATTGGAAAAGGCCCCCGGTGATAAATTGTATGTGCGTGCGGTAACCAATGTTGCGCAAAGCGATGAAAGTAACGAGTTAGCAAAAGCAGTTAAAAATTCAACGATTGATCCGATCATCATGGTATTGGATTTAAAAACCAGGAGCAATGACGGTAAATCATCAGTTATAGATATGACCGATTTTTTCCTGAAAGATAACCTGATTTCTGGTTTTCATCCGGCGGCTAAAAGACAAATGGGAACCGGTACACCTGCTGCCGATAGGTCCGCTATTTTATCGATGGAAGCCTATCCCGTTAATATTGAAGTGAAATCAATGAAAACCTATTCACTGGGGGCGGCGGCGAAACCTGCTGGTGAGGGCGCAGATGCATCAGCGGCGACACCAACACCTTCAAATGCAGGCGTTACATTTGAGATCAGCAATTCGGTAATGGTATTGCCTGAAAACGCCATGCAGCTTCAGGCTTTCGATCCACGTGTAGGTTTCAAATCTGATGACTATGCTGTTTTTTCTGATCAGCAGCAAAAGGTTGACAAGCGACGTTATATCATCAAAAACAGGCTGGAAATCAGACCAGAAGATTTAAACCGTTATAAAGCCGGTAAACTCGTTGAGCCTAAAGAGCCATTGGTATATTATATAGACCCGGCAACTCCTAAACAATACCGGAAATACATGATTGCGGGGATCAACAATTGGAACGAAGCATTTAAGGAAGCGGGTTTCAAAAATGCGATTATCGGTAAGGAATGGCCTGAAAACGACAAATCGATGGACCTGGAAGACGGACGTTTTCGTGTAATCCGTTATATGCCCTCAGCCAGTCCGTTTTTTGACAACAACCAGGTAGCAGATCCGCGCACGGGCGAGATTGTACAGACCTATATCGGCTGGTCTCACAGCCAGGTTAAAACACTTCATGATTGGTACATGGTGCAGGCGGGAGCTGCTGATGCTGGTGCGAGAAATATGAAATTTAGCGAAGAGTTGATGGGAGCACTGATTACCGCTGAGGTTAGCCGTACTGTGGGCTTCACATTGGGCTTAACTGAAAACCTTGGCGGTAGTTCGACCATCCCGGTTGAGCGGTTAAGAGATAAAAACTACCTGGCAAACCATCCTTTCAACAATTCAATTATGGATTATACCCATTATAATTATGTGGCACAGCCTGGTGATATGGTTCCGCGTAAAGGCCTGATCCCGCAGATTGGTGCATATGATAAATGGGCAATTAAGTGGGGATACAGCTATACAGGTACAACTGATTTTGAACAGGATAAAAAAATCCGTTTGAAATGGATCAACGAAAATGTAAAGCCAGGTTCCGGCTTGTTATATGCTAATCAGCCTGCCGGAATAAAACCCCAGGAAATTACAGATCCATCTGCACAATGGGAAGACTTAAGCAATAATCCTATTAAGGCTGCAGAATATGGAATAAAGAACCTGAAATATGTGATGGCAAACCTGGTTAAATGGACAACTACTGACGAAAATACCTATTATAACACTTCTGATATTTATTATATACTGGTGAACCAGTATTCGTTTTTTATGCGACATGCCTTTACACAGATCGGCGGGATAACTGAGGATATCAAAAGTATAAACCAGGCTGGTGATGTTTATGCCCCGGTTCCTAAAACAACACAGCGGGCGGCAATTGCTTTTTTAAACAAAGAAGTATTTAATACCCCGGATTGGATTTTTAACCCTGAAGTGTTAAATAAATTCAGAAAACCAGCTAAGAAAGAGGAAGTTACTAAAATGCAGGAAGATGCGATTTTTT
Encoded proteins:
- a CDS encoding PKD-like family lipoprotein produces the protein MKKELHVFLALVISGAILVGCAKDKGDYNYHDINTLKLSTDMNGTDPNVFITPDSIDLRQNDSLKVRLKIDQSLASSKGLSYQWLITQYEQSAANPPSYVIGNTAELKTRITLVPNLYRLVAKVTDKSTDVSYYKTFSLNVSGSEWGAEGWLVLQEQSGGSDISVITTRDGTVKGKVFNDVYTIANGHKLPVGTSKINVINYGTALRAQKVSLFYPNGGLQLRSIDFADSTKAENWFAGVPASMNLQANGSAGGSSAGWEYVIVNNQIAYRQFGSVAHLANPPLFFPPFEGLSVAPFVIHAASSDQFYTLFDKANKGFVLFNASSSVLTSPPAYAAASTNLDPVTGSGFDLRNMKDNLIYAENAQPMTAGSAIYWNCFFRNDAGNNTYLVQFLRNLSYANNFTTGRFQLKETSCPGINSATIFANPTFLPLPRGLFYYVNGNKIYTCTVNNLTGSVASASLTFASGTIIKAMKIFNSGYTAANITALGIPEGKVLVVATDETASGGGNKVYFFNLNAQTGAILGSPSSPADVYTGFDKITDIVFKKALGR
- a CDS encoding zinc-dependent metalloprotease, with product MKLKFIPVFVFAMFAVETGFSQDSTAVKKPAIVAKLKPYNEVITAKSVTKTGLFKVHKVDERYYFEIPDVLLSRAFIFSTRLSKVPTGSPRFGGDLMNSMIVSLEKAPGDKLYVRAVTNVAQSDESNELAKAVKNSTIDPIIMVLDLKTRSNDGKSSVIDMTDFFLKDNLISGFHPAAKRQMGTGTPAADRSAILSMEAYPVNIEVKSMKTYSLGAAAKPAGEGADASAATPTPSNAGVTFEISNSVMVLPENAMQLQAFDPRVGFKSDDYAVFSDQQQKVDKRRYIIKNRLEIRPEDLNRYKAGKLVEPKEPLVYYIDPATPKQYRKYMIAGINNWNEAFKEAGFKNAIIGKEWPENDKSMDLEDGRFRVIRYMPSASPFFDNNQVADPRTGEIVQTYIGWSHSQVKTLHDWYMVQAGAADAGARNMKFSEELMGALITAEVSRTVGFTLGLTENLGGSSTIPVERLRDKNYLANHPFNNSIMDYTHYNYVAQPGDMVPRKGLIPQIGAYDKWAIKWGYSYTGTTDFEQDKKIRLKWINENVKPGSGLLYANQPAGIKPQEITDPSAQWEDLSNNPIKAAEYGIKNLKYVMANLVKWTTTDENTYYNTSDIYYILVNQYSFFMRHAFTQIGGITEDIKSINQAGDVYAPVPKTTQRAAIAFLNKEVFNTPDWIFNPEVLNKFRKPAKKEEVTKMQEDAIFYLISTARLFRMNAVTMRYGKEKAYTVDEMLTDLRKGLFAEVQNRQLVDGNKRYLQKVAVTYLLKALAEGEQLPDPTKDGLIAGTDVPVVLRSQLNAIMEQCKAAVPAYKDMVMVSHLKYISEKINNALNPKN
- a CDS encoding DUF4843 domain-containing protein translates to MKCRFQYICTFFIALSLFGCKEDPALFVEKDGLYFGTADTAIAYLFAKYPNRITDTIKVPVNVLGNSASADRPISFELVPESGEGAAIEGTHFKIPGGAVIPAKAIAGVIPVVVYRTADLESGKTVKLAVRIKKGEEFPADGITTKQKLTISLAYLQKPASWGEFTGSITGFWAGYRDNFGTWTPVKYKLILDALYDPQTGTTVTEFPGSRFAPIPVIYSQYVAIVRNYIKVKYPGNYGLGGAVLTDPDNNNMPVQVGPANY
- a CDS encoding RagB/SusD family nutrient uptake outer membrane protein, yielding MSRINRNTWKFNLMLCFVLLISLSGCKKFLEMPVKDKVPQDALFSNEEGFVDALTGVYLGMDKPSSVSVKGLYTSDLSVGLLSAMVNNYTNALSSSIADGIYANAARYDYEQVGVKQEIGFIWSGMYNNIANLNNVLEHIDAKAGIFSLDHYNKVKGEALALRALFHFDLSRMFGLPPLTGMNEKSIPYVKKFTSVSTRFIPLQEALDSCILDLNNASEILAKTDTSKVYEGALDLFSGYTQNHMNYWATKALLARVYLYKGDYENAMKMAKQVIASNKFPLSTKNVAVATAETRDRLFSKELIFSVYSSNIRLINEGLFNVSSGTPLQLAATTKNAIYGTTAPLDWRLSWFDNNSKNVNVPSKFFQDANLPYIMQNIAPVIRVSELYYIVAECANATSDLPTGLLYLNKVRNARGLNSLTEINVPDKVALSNEITKEYKKEFIQEGQTFFYYKRLNKDLKLESGTTVTVPANAYVFPVPDKEIENNK